The sequence GCGAAACCTGTGACTATCAAAGTGCCATCAAGCGTTATTTTGAAGAAATCAAAAAAGAACAACAAAAATCCTACTAACGATGTCAAAAACGACGTCGTTTTTATTTTTTAAGTTAAGTGTAAACGATTACACAAAAGAGATTGACACCGATAAAAGTATCGCTTATAATGTGTTTGGTATCTTCATCCAATACTATGTCAATCGCAAACCTAGAGCAATCTAGCGACGCAAAGCTATAGGGTCTTTATGAGACAGCCAGTTGCCATTCGAAAGCATTTGTGTGGTAACTTTACTTTTAGGGTCTACACAGATGGTGGGGACTTTTTTTATGGAAAAGTCAACGATTCAAATCAATCCACATCGGATTGAACACACACCCTCATAGATGTGAAAACATCAAAAAACCACAGGCGGATGACCTGTGGTTTTCTATTTTAATGTCTAGTGTAAATATCGTTATATTGTCTGTGAACACGAATGAAGGTTGTGCATTTGGATAAGTCTTTTAAGGTCTTCGCACCGACATAAGTACAGGTTGAACGAATACCACCTAAGATGTCTTTTACGGATGTATCAACATTCCCTTTGAATGGAATTTTAACGGTTCTGCCTTCAGAACTACGATAGTCTGCGACTTCACCTTTGTGTTTGATCATCGCTGTTGAAGAACTCATGCCGTAAAACTCCACGAATTTTCTTACTTCATAAATCGGTTCAAAGGTTTTCATGTCTTTTTGATGCGTATCGTGGTACTCAGTGATGACTTTTCCACCACCTTCTAAGTGTCCCGCAAACATCCCGCCAAGCATAACAAAGTCTGCCCCTGCACCAAAGGCTTTCGCAACATCCCCTGGACAAGTACAGCCACCATCCGAGATGATGTGTGCACCTAAGCCATGGGCAGCGTCTGCGCATTCAATGATGGCCGATAGTTGTGGGTAACCAACCCCGGTTTGAATGCGTGTGGTACAAACAGACCCAGGTCCGATGCCTACTTTGACGATATCAACGCCACGAAGGATCAATTCTTGAGTCATATCAGCAGTGACAACATTACCGGCGATGATGACGTGTTTTGGATAATCTTTTCTTACTTTAGAGACAAATTCGCCAAACGCTTCTGAGTAGCCGTTCGCAACATCGATACAAATGAATTTTAATGATGGGTTATTTTCAATGGTAGTTTTTAGGTTTAAATAGTCTTCTTTAGAAGTCCCTGTGGAAACCGCGAAATATTCGGGGTTTAACGTTGGTAAGGCTTCTGTGATTTGGGTTGGAGTATAATTTTTTACCAAGCAGGTAAAAAGATTTCTTTCCCCTAAGGCTCTTGCCATATCGAGTGTACCTACACCATCCATGTTCGCTGCCATGATGGGCACACCAGTCCAAGTTTGGCCAGAATGTTTAAAGGTGTAAGTGCGGTTCAAATCCACTTCTTTGCGAGAAGCGAGGGTTGAACGTTTTGGTCTAATCAATACATCGCTAAAATCTAACTTTTCATCTAGTTCAATACGCATATAGGCCTCCTAATAAATCCATTACTAGTATATACGATTTGACCAAATTTGTGTTAGGTTTTTTAAATAGAACGGTTTCATGAAAAAAAAAGACCCCGAAGGATCTTACTTAGTTTGGTAAATACGCTCACTCTTACGCATCGCGGGTTTATTTTCGATGCTGTGTGTTTCTAAGAAGTGCTCAAAACATTTCTTGCCTAAGTCATAATTATCGACTTCGTATTCGAGTTCATAATCGACTTTGCCGGCGTATTCAATCTTATCAAAGAATAGTTCGCCATCTTTGAATGGGGTGGATACACGGTAATTATCTAAGGATCCAATCAGTTTAACATCACAGTCGATATCAAAGTATTCTTTGGTATTGAATCCAGCTTCAATCATTTGTAAGGCTTGAGCTTCATCTAAAAGCACATGTTGTTCAAATGCCCCTTGATCGCTGTGGGATTTGAGGGTCACTTTAAAGTAATTATTGTGCTTTTTACGAATACGCAAAACGGTTTTTTGTTTTCTGAAAAACAAGGATTCCGAATCAAAGTAGTAGTTGGTTTGTTTGAAAATATTGTTGTCCAATTCAAACAAACGGATCAGTTCGTTGTATTGTGTTTCAGTTAACGGCGTTTTAAATTCGATTTCGACATTCGTCTTCATGTTTATCACCTGTAACTATTATGAACTATTTGGCCTAAAATATCAAGAACTATGATATATTTATAACTAGGTGATGATACTATGAGATATGCGATTTTACATAAGAACAATGCTGAAAGTCTAGAACTTCGTAAACAGCTCTTAAGCCGTATTGACGGGGTTTATGACGATGTCCAACCCGAGATTGTTTTCTCGATTGGTGGGGATGGCACGGTGTTAAATGTCATTTCAAAATACAATCATTTACTCGATCAAATCTTGATTGTTGCGATCCATACAGGGACCATTGGGTTCTATACTGAATTTTTACCGAACGATTTGGATTGTATTTTAGACCTGTTAAAAGGGGATTATCAAACCAACCATTTCTCACTTTTACAATACAAGACAGGCAATCACATGGGCTACGCGATGAATGAAGTCTTTGTTTCAGGTTCCCATAAAATGTTAGAAGCGAAAGTATACATCGATGATATCGAAATCATGAACACCAGAGGCAACGGGATTTGTATATCCACACCTACGGGTTCAACCGCTTATAATTACGCTTTGGGTGGTGCCATTGTTGACCACGACATCAAGGCCGTTCAATTGACTTTAGCAGCCCCATTTGAAACCGTCAAACACCGTATGGCTTATCCGATTGTCCTATCTGAAAAACATGAATTCATCATTAAACCGAAAAATATCGATACCGATATTCAAGCCGATAGATTTCATCTAAGTCTATCCAATGTGAAGGAAATTTGTGTAAAAATATCGGATAAAAGTGCAAAATTTTTAAAGAATCCAAATAATGTCTTCGCAGTGCGTATCAAAGATACATTTATTGGCGAATGATAAAACGTTTACATGAATTTTTGATACAATTACAATGTGAAATGCCTTGTTTTTTGGGCATTAAGTGATAAAATATCTTTGGAAAGAAAAAAACCTATAAGGAGGGTTTATTAACATGGCTATTAGAGTAGCAATTAATGGATTTGGTCGTATTGGCCGTTTAGCATTCCGTTTAATGCACAACAATCCACAATTTGAAGTGGTTGCATTAAATGACTTATCTAACGCAGATGAATTAGCATACCTTTTAAAGTATGACACTGCACAAGGTAGATTCAACGGAGACGTTAAAGTTGAAGGTAATTTCTTGGTTGTGGATGGTGTTAAATCACAAATCATCGCTGAAAAAGACCCTAACAATTTACCATGGGGCGCATTGAATGTCGATGTCGTTCTAGAATGCACAGGCTTATTCTTAGATGAAGAAAAAGCGTCTGCACACATCAAAGCTGGTGCTAAGAAAGTTGTCTTATCTGCACCTGCAAACACAAAGACCATCAAAACCATCGTTTTCAACGTTAACCACAAAGTATTGGATGGCTCCGAAACCATCATCTCTGGCGCATCTTGCACCACAAACTGCTTAGCACCAATGATCGAAGTTTTAGACAAAGCATTCGGTGTTGAATGGGGCTTCATGACTACTGTTCACGCGTATACCAATGACCAATCATTGATGGACCAACCACACAAGAAGGGTTATATGACTCGTCGTGGTAGAGCAGCTGCAGCTTCGATTATCCCATCTACTACAGGTGCGGCTAAGGCTGTAGGTAAAGTATTGCCACACTTAAATGGTAAATTAGACGGTACTGCATTACGTGTGCCTACAATCACAGGTTCTATCGTAGACCTTTCTGTTGAACTTAAGAAACAAGTAACTGTAGAAGAAGTCAATGCAGCATTCTTAGCAGCATCTAACGAAACTTTAGTTTACACCGCTGACCCAATCGTATCTGCTGATATCGTCGGTTCCGGTTCATCCATTTTCGATGCGAACACCACTCAAATCTTAAATGCAGGTGAAAAACAAGTCGTTAAAGTCATGGCTTGGTATGACAATGAAATGACATACACAACCCAATTGATCAGAACACTTGGCTATTTCGCTGGATTAATTCAAAAATAATTAACCAACCATTAAAGACATTTTTACTTCGGTAAGATGTCTTTTTTTTCTTCGAAAAAGGGGTCTTTGGTGTTATAATAAACATAGAGACTGAAAACGCTTTACTATAATTATAAAAAAGCACCTTGGAGGTAGGAAATGATCAAAAATGAAACATTGTCCAACTGGATTTTTGACATGGCTAAACTATGTCAACCAAAGGACATTTATTGGTGTAATGGCTCTGATATTGAATATCAAACCATTATAGACCAATTGGTAAAAGACAAAAAAGCTGTGAAATTAAACGAAACAAAACGTCCCAATAGCTATGCATTCTTTTCAGACCCGAGTGATGTTGCGAGAGTCGAGGACAGAACCTTTATCGCATCCCTAAATGAATCGGATAGTGGTCCAACCAATAATTGGTATGAACCCAAAGCCTTAAAAGAGAAAATGACAGCACTCTATGAGGGTTGTATGGTCGGTAGAACAATGTATGTGATTCCCTTCATCATGGGTCCGGTTGGCGCAAAAATCGCTCAAATTGGGGTTCAACTGACCGATTCACCTTATGTGGTTTTGAACATGAGATTGATGACCCGTATGGGGTCTAAAATCCTTCGCATGATTGAAGATGGTGCACCGTTTGTGCCATGTGTCCATTCGGTTGGCTATCCACTGGTAAACCGTCCAGATTTGCCATGGCCTAGTGCACCCATTGAAGAAAAATTCATCGCGCATTTCCCTGAAGAAAGACTGATTTGGTCTTACGGTTCAGGCTATGGTGGTAATGCCTTATTAGGCAAAAAATGCTTGGCTTTAAGAATTGCAAGTAAGATTGCGAAAGAAGAACATTGGATGGCAGAACACATGCTCATCCTCAAAATAACCAATCCGGAAGGTCGTTCTAAATTCATTTTAGGGGCATTTCCAAGTGCCTGTGGGAAAACCAATTTAGCGATGCTCGTACCAACCATCCCAGGTTGGACAGTAGAGACTGTTGGTGATGACATCGCTTGGATATTTAAAAAGAAAGATGGCAAATTCTACGCCATCAACCCGGAAAAAGGGTTCTTCGGGGTTGCGAAAGGGACATCCTATCAAACCAATCCAAACGCCATGAAAACCATTGAACAAAATACCATTTTCACCAATGTCGCGTTAACAGAAGATTTGGATGTTTGGTGGGAAGGGATGGGCGACACCCCAAATACCCTCATCAGTTGGAAAAAAGACGTTTGGCATAAAGGGGACACTAACCCAGCAGCGCATCCAAATTCAAGATTTACTGTCGGTATTGAACAAGCACCGAATTTAGCCAAAGAATATGATGATCCAGCTGGTGTACCCATCAGCGCGATTTTGGTTGGTGGACGACGTGCAACCACGATTCCACTGGTGACAGAATCATTGAGTTACGATCACGGTATCTTCATGGGATCGATGATGGGCTCCGAAATCACTGCCGCAGCCATATCAAATGACATTGGTAAAGTTAGACGAGACCCATTCGCGATGTTGCCATTCATTGGGTATCATGTCGCGGATTATCTATCCCATTGGTTTGAGATGAAAGACGATACCAAACCCACAGATTTACCAAAATTCTACTATGTGAACTGGTTTAGAAAAGACGACCAAGGTAATTTCATGTGGCCAGGATATGGGGATAACTCTAGGGTGTTAAAATGGATTTTCGAACGTTCTGATGGTAAAGCCAAAGGCGTTGAAACACCCATCGGTATCATGCCAGACTTAACTGAATTTGATACAAAAGGTTTAACTATCAAACCAGAAACATTGAAACAATTATTTGAAGTAGACAAACAAGCATGGCTGAAAGAGATGGCAGATCTCAAAGCTTATTATCACTCTTTAGGTGAAAAGATGCCTAAGGCACTATACGACGAATTAGAAAATGAAATTGCACGATTAAACGCTTAGACGTTTGGGAGAACACTATGGCAACCATGATGGCAATCATCAAAGCATCACGCAGTAAAGGCTTAACCATTGTTGAAAAAGAAGTACCAGAAACATTGAACGACCATGAAGTCTTAATCGAAGTCTTGAGCGCGTCCTTGTGTGGGACAGACGTTCATATTTACGAGTGGGACCCATGGGCAGCGAACCGCTTGAATCCGCCTTTAACCGTAGGTCATGAATTTTCGGGTCGAGTGGTAAAAGTTGGTCCGAAAGTCGACCGTGTGAAGGTCGATGACATCGTTTCATCGGAAACACATATTGTGTGCGGACAGTGTGAATTCTG comes from Paracholeplasma manati and encodes:
- a CDS encoding GMP reductase — encoded protein: MRIELDEKLDFSDVLIRPKRSTLASRKEVDLNRTYTFKHSGQTWTGVPIMAANMDGVGTLDMARALGERNLFTCLVKNYTPTQITEALPTLNPEYFAVSTGTSKEDYLNLKTTIENNPSLKFICIDVANGYSEAFGEFVSKVRKDYPKHVIIAGNVVTADMTQELILRGVDIVKVGIGPGSVCTTRIQTGVGYPQLSAIIECADAAHGLGAHIISDGGCTCPGDVAKAFGAGADFVMLGGMFAGHLEGGGKVITEYHDTHQKDMKTFEPIYEVRKFVEFYGMSSSTAMIKHKGEVADYRSSEGRTVKIPFKGNVDTSVKDILGGIRSTCTYVGAKTLKDLSKCTTFIRVHRQYNDIYTRH
- a CDS encoding CYTH domain-containing protein codes for the protein MKTNVEIEFKTPLTETQYNELIRLFELDNNIFKQTNYYFDSESLFFRKQKTVLRIRKKHNNYFKVTLKSHSDQGAFEQHVLLDEAQALQMIEAGFNTKEYFDIDCDVKLIGSLDNYRVSTPFKDGELFFDKIEYAGKVDYELEYEVDNYDLGKKCFEHFLETHSIENKPAMRKSERIYQTK
- a CDS encoding NAD(+)/NADH kinase; the protein is MRYAILHKNNAESLELRKQLLSRIDGVYDDVQPEIVFSIGGDGTVLNVISKYNHLLDQILIVAIHTGTIGFYTEFLPNDLDCILDLLKGDYQTNHFSLLQYKTGNHMGYAMNEVFVSGSHKMLEAKVYIDDIEIMNTRGNGICISTPTGSTAYNYALGGAIVDHDIKAVQLTLAAPFETVKHRMAYPIVLSEKHEFIIKPKNIDTDIQADRFHLSLSNVKEICVKISDKSAKFLKNPNNVFAVRIKDTFIGE
- the gap gene encoding type I glyceraldehyde-3-phosphate dehydrogenase, with the translated sequence MAIRVAINGFGRIGRLAFRLMHNNPQFEVVALNDLSNADELAYLLKYDTAQGRFNGDVKVEGNFLVVDGVKSQIIAEKDPNNLPWGALNVDVVLECTGLFLDEEKASAHIKAGAKKVVLSAPANTKTIKTIVFNVNHKVLDGSETIISGASCTTNCLAPMIEVLDKAFGVEWGFMTTVHAYTNDQSLMDQPHKKGYMTRRGRAAAASIIPSTTGAAKAVGKVLPHLNGKLDGTALRVPTITGSIVDLSVELKKQVTVEEVNAAFLAASNETLVYTADPIVSADIVGSGSSIFDANTTQILNAGEKQVVKVMAWYDNEMTYTTQLIRTLGYFAGLIQK
- a CDS encoding phosphoenolpyruvate carboxykinase (GTP) is translated as MIKNETLSNWIFDMAKLCQPKDIYWCNGSDIEYQTIIDQLVKDKKAVKLNETKRPNSYAFFSDPSDVARVEDRTFIASLNESDSGPTNNWYEPKALKEKMTALYEGCMVGRTMYVIPFIMGPVGAKIAQIGVQLTDSPYVVLNMRLMTRMGSKILRMIEDGAPFVPCVHSVGYPLVNRPDLPWPSAPIEEKFIAHFPEERLIWSYGSGYGGNALLGKKCLALRIASKIAKEEHWMAEHMLILKITNPEGRSKFILGAFPSACGKTNLAMLVPTIPGWTVETVGDDIAWIFKKKDGKFYAINPEKGFFGVAKGTSYQTNPNAMKTIEQNTIFTNVALTEDLDVWWEGMGDTPNTLISWKKDVWHKGDTNPAAHPNSRFTVGIEQAPNLAKEYDDPAGVPISAILVGGRRATTIPLVTESLSYDHGIFMGSMMGSEITAAAISNDIGKVRRDPFAMLPFIGYHVADYLSHWFEMKDDTKPTDLPKFYYVNWFRKDDQGNFMWPGYGDNSRVLKWIFERSDGKAKGVETPIGIMPDLTEFDTKGLTIKPETLKQLFEVDKQAWLKEMADLKAYYHSLGEKMPKALYDELENEIARLNA